The window CTTTTAGCGTTTAATAAGGATGGGCAATTTGGACGAGGACACAGTCCTAATCCAGATAGTAGACATCAATCAAATACGaggtaaattaatttcaaaacatcaataattaattaaacttaacataattttcttttagacCTGCTGATATACCTGAAATATTATGGTTTGAAGAAGAAactgatttaataaaaagttgtgCTGCATTATCGTCGGCTTTGGGtcttcaaaaaagttttagtaccAGCGATATAACTCAATTACCATCACCCGAAGATGCACCAATCCTTCCAGCTTTTCGTTGTGCGGTTTCCGAGTTAGCTTTAAACACTCTTCAAAGATCCGGGTTTCTTTTAGAACATGGGAGATTGGATCATACATCAAGATCATGTTCTACCTGGGTTGCTGTTGGAGATGTCGCCTCGACTTCTCAACTTCCATCACCTCACGGTGGACATTCCAATTCGAATGTAGCACCTCCAGCTAGCACACCACCACCGCCAACATTCACCGCAGCCGATTTTATTCGATCGGTTAATAAAAAGGTTCGTCAAAATTATATAAGGAGACGTTTATTAACAACATATAAAGCTCTCGAGAGATTATCACAAAGTGAATTTAACTTGGATAGAATAGAAGTAACCCCATCAACAGCGACTGCAAGCATAAGTACAGATTGTACCACAACTGGAACAACAAGATTAACAGTTCCAGGTGTTAGCACAACCGGAAATGCACAACCATCAAAGCCAATTAATAGTACAAACGCAGCCGTTTTAAGAGTGGCCAAACAAAGAGCGACAAATAATCTTCCCTTAACGTTGAGAGATGTTGAAAGAGAAAGGGGAAAACcactttcaaaatatgaaagaaatatgatgatttttaATTGGTTACATACTTTAGATGATACGGCTATTGTTGAAGgcattcaataaaaatatttggtgggattatcaacaaaaagtaataattattataacttaATTATTCATAAGAAATCATATATCTCTCTTTACATATTAAACAATAGTTAATTCATAATTCAAGTTTCAATGTTTGTTTATATTGTTGGATGTGATTCCGTTTTTTTGTTGGAAATA of the Onthophagus taurus isolate NC chromosome 10, IU_Otau_3.0, whole genome shotgun sequence genome contains:
- the LOC111428181 gene encoding uncharacterized protein, which gives rise to MTSSLKNVETNQLTTPQTPVLTVACRILRSPSHESVTTDLSLFSVSSAASEAHGRRLLAFNKDGQFGRGHSPNPDSRHQSNTRPADIPEILWFEEETDLIKSCAALSSALGLQKSFSTSDITQLPSPEDAPILPAFRCAVSELALNTLQRSGFLLEHGRLDHTSRSCSTWVAVGDVASTSQLPSPHGGHSNSNVAPPASTPPPPTFTAADFIRSVNKKVRQNYIRRRLLTTYKALERLSQSEFNLDRIEVTPSTATASISTDCTTTGTTRLTVPGVSTTGNAQPSKPINSTNAAVLRVAKQRATNNLPLTLRDVERERGKPLSKYERNMMIFNWLHTLDDTAIVEGIQ